The following are encoded in a window of Castanea sativa cultivar Marrone di Chiusa Pesio chromosome 5, ASM4071231v1 genomic DNA:
- the LOC142634342 gene encoding putative alpha,alpha-trehalose-phosphate synthase [UDP-forming] 7 — MMSRSYTNLLDLASGNFPVMGREKKRLPRVMTVPGVISELDDDQANSVSSDVPSSVIQDRVIIVANQLPVKAKRRPDNKGWSFSWDEDSLLLQLKDGLPEEMEVLYVGSLRVEIDLTEQDDVSQLLLDRFKCVPAFLPNDILNKFYHGFCKQHLWPLFHYMLPFSANHGGRFDRSLWEAYVAANKIFSQRVIEILNPEDDYVWIHDYHLMVLPTFLRRRFNRLRMGFFLHSPFPSSEIYRTLPVREEILKALLNSDLIGFHTFDYARHFLSCCSRMLGLEYQSKRGYIGLEYYGRTVGIKIMPVGIHMGQIESVLRLADKEWRVGELRQQFEGKTVLLGVDDMDIFKGVNLKLLAMEQLLKQHPKWQGRAVLVQIANPARGRGRDLEEIQDEISASCERINKTFGRPGYEPIVFIDRPISLSERTAYYTIAECVVVTAVRDGMNLTPYEYIVSRQGDSGSESSSELSGPKKSMLVVSEFIGCSPSLSGAIRVNPWNVEATAEAMNEAISMNDSEKQLRHEKHYRYVSTHDVAYWSRSFFQDMERTCKDHFRRRCWGIGLSFGFRVVALDPNFRKLSIDAIESAYIKSKHRAILLDYDGTVMPQTSINKSPSDEVISIINMLCSDDKNTVFVVSGRGKDSLGKWFSPCKKLGIAAEHGYFMRWHAEEPWKTIGQSNDFGWVQMAEPVMKLYTESTDGSHIETKESALVWHHRDADPGFGSTQAKEMLDHLESVLANEPVAVKRGQSIVEVKPQGVSKGLVAEKIFAAMAEGGKQADFVLCIGDDRSDEDMFEIIGDATTSGVLSSNSSVFACTVGQKPSKAKYYLDDTIEVINMLEALADASDPSPSPRIEEGFSP, encoded by the exons ATGATGTCCAGATCGTATACCAATCTATTAGATCTAGCTTCGGGGAACTTTCCGGTAATGGGCCGAGAAAAGAAGCGGCTTCCGCGTGTAATGACGGTTCCCGGAGTTATTTCCGAGCTTGATGATGATCAGGCCAACAGTGTGTCGTCAGATGTTCCGTCTTCGGTGATTCAAGACCGTGTCATAATTGTTGCTAATCAGCTTCCTGTGAAAGCTAAGCGAAGGCCGGATAATAAGGGGTGGAGTTTTAGTTGGGATGAGGACTCTTTGTTATTACAGCTGAAGGATGGTTTACCTGAAGAAATGGAGGTTTTGTATGTAGGGTCTTTGAGGGTTGAAATTGATTTGACAGAACAAGATGATGTGTCACAGCTTTTGTTGGATAGGTTTAAGTGTGTCCCGGCTTTTTTACCCAACGACATTTTGAATAAGTTTTATCATGGGTTTTGTAAACAGCATTTGTGGCCACTCTTTCATTACATGCTTCCCTTCTCGGCGAACCATGGCGGGCGGTTTGATCGGTCTTTGTGGGAGGCCTATGTGGCTGCTAATAAGATTTTCTCGCAAAGGGTGATTGAGATTTTAAACCCGGAAGATGATTATGTTTGGATTCATGATTACCATTTGATGGTGCTGCCTACTTTCTTGAGGAGAAGGTTTAACAGACTGAGAATGGGATTTTTTCTTCACAGTCCGTTTCCTTCGTCAGAGATATATAGGACATTGCCCGTGAGGGAAGAGATCCTTAAGGCACTTTTGAATTCTGATCTAATTGGTTTCCACACTTTTGATTATGCTCGGCATTTCCTGTCTTGTTGTAGTCGAATGTTGGGCCTGGAGTATCAATCAAAGAGGGGTTATATTGGATTGGAATATTATGGAAGGACGGTGGGGATAAAGATCATGCCGGTTGGGATTCACATGGGCCAGATTGAATCTGTTTTGAGACTAGCAGATAAGGAGTGGAGAGTGGGGGAGCTCAGACAACAGTTTGAAGGAAAAACTGTGTTACTGGGGGTTGATGATATGGATATATTTAAAGGCGTCAATTTGAAACTGTTGGCAATGGAACAGTTGTTGAAGCAGCATCCAAAGTGGCAAGGAAGGGCAGTTCTGGTACAAATTGCAAACCCTGCTAGGGGACGAGGGAGGGATCTTGAGGAAATTCAGGATGAAATAAGTGCAAGCTGCGAGAGAATTAACAAAACTTTTGGGCGACCAGGTTATGAACCAATCGTCTTCATTGATAGACCAATATCTCTTAGTGAACGGACAGCGTACTACACAATTGCTGAGTGTGTTGTGGTCACAGCTGTGAGGGATGGGATGAATCTCACACCTTATGAGTACATTGTGTCCAGGCAGGGCGATTCTGGGTCAGAGTCGAGTTCAGAATTGAGTGGTCCTAAGAAGAGCATGCTAGTAGTATCAGAGTTCATTGGGTGTTCGCCTTCATTGAGTGGTGCAATTCGGGTCAACCCATGGAATGTCGAAGCAACTGCTGAGGCAATGAATGAGGCAATTTCAATGAATGATTCCGAGAAGCAATTGCGCCATGAGAAGCATTATAGGTATGTTAGCACGCACGATGTGGCATATTGGTCAAGGAGCTTTTTCCAAGATATGGAAAGGACTTGCAAGGACCATTTCAGAAGACGCTGTTGGGGAATTGGTTTGAGCTTTGGTTTCAGGGTTGTGGCACTGGATCCTAATTTCAGAAAGTTGTCTATTGATGCCATCGAATCTGCATATATAAAGTCCAAACATAGGGCCATTCTTTTGGATTATGATGGCACAGTAATGCCCCAAACTTCCATCAACAAGTCCCCAAGTGATGAGGTTATATCAATTATCAACATGCTTTGCAGTGATGATAAAAACACAGTGTTTGTTGTTAGTGGAAGAGGAAAAGATTCTTTGGGAAAGTGGTTTTCTCCTTGCAAGAAACTTGGAATTGCTGCTGAACATGGTTACTTCATGAg GTGGCATGCTGAAGAGCCGTGGAAGACCATTGGGCAGAGTAATGACTTTGGGTGGGTACAGATGGCTGAGCCTGTTATGAAATTATATACTGAATCCACTGATGGTTCTCACATTGAAACCAAGGAGAGTGCTTTGGTTTGGCACCATCGGGATGCGGACCCTGGTTTTGGATCTACTCAGGCTAAGGAGATGTTGGACCATCTAGAAAGTGTTCTAGCGAATGAACCAGTTGCTGTCAAAAGAGGTCAATCCATTGTTGAAGTGAAGCCGCAG GGAGTGAGTAAAGGCCTGGTTGCGGAAAAGATCTTTGCAGCAATGGCAGAGGGTGGCAAGCAGGCTGATTTTGTACTGTGTATTGGTGATGACCGATCTGACGAGGACATGTTTGAAATCATTGGAGATGCAACGACAAGTGGTGTTTTATCCTCAAATTCATCCGTTTTTGCCTGCACTGTTGGACAGAAGCCAAGTAAAGCCAAGTACTATTTGGATGACACAATTGAGGTCATAAACATGCTTGAGGCTCTTGCTGATGCTTCAGACCCGTCACCCTCCCCAAGAATTGAAGAAGGATTTTCCCCTTGA